The nucleotide sequence CCCATCCGAACAACATTTTGCAGTTCATCATGCCATACACTTGATATCTGTGTacaaagatccaattaattgAAGAACATTAAATCTTTACAAATGGTGAAAAGAAACGTTTTGAAGTACTTGAGCCACTGGGGAAATATGGGGTGGGGCAGCTCTAAGCATGTCCTCTGAATTGGGCACACTGCAAATGATTTCTGTCTGCATAACTCCCCTGGTTGATGGCCCATACAAACGAGGGCGAAGGCTGCTCATTCTTGGACCAAACCCCAGAACAGCACAACCTCCATCTTGTGCATGAAGAATCTATAGAATGAGGCACACAAGAAAATATCAAAACCATATAAACGCCAAAAGGATCTAAATTAGAGATGTGCTGCCAACTACTAAACAGTCTTACATCTTTCAGAAGGCTCTGCTCATTGTCGGAGTTCAGTTCAGGGCTGACGGCTGCAAGCTTCATCGATAGGAACTGCAGACTCCGATTGCAGCAAGGTCTATTAATAGCAGCAAAAATATGCCAAAAAGAAGATGGTACGTCCTAGTTGAGTGTTTCACACAAATTTCTAACATATGCAACAGTTTATGATAGGTCATTAATTAGCTAATGCGAAGATCAAATTCGTCGCTGTTATCAGGATTCAACTTCTCTTACCATTACATCAGTACTGAGCAAGAAAGCTAACTAGCATACCTCAACCTGGCGTTGCAGCGACTGCACATAGTTGATTATCTCATCAAGCATGACAGCCTTGCCAGTAATCTGCCAGAGTAAAATGAACAGTTTAATTTTGCTAGGAAAAAAGCCTTGGCATAAATGGGAAGAGAGAGATTTCATGAATTACCTTACTGCATCCAGGAACAAGGTCTTGAAGAAGCCTCATCCTTTCGCTGATCTTTTCCCTTCTCACCTGCATGTCATGAAAATTAAACCTAGGTATAAAATGAGAAAATAAGAAGACAATGCTGAAAGACATGTCCTAGCATAAGACTTACTCTTTCTGCAAGGCTGTGACTATTGGTGGCTTGGCCGCGCTTGGCTCGGACATGAATGTAATCTTCTTTGGGAGCATCACCATCTTGCGGATGTTCCTTGGCATGTTTAAAAGCCTGTTTATGAGTCATGATGCATGGATTCAGTTCACTCTTCTGTTTTCTCTCATCTTGCTCTATTGGGCTTTCGTCAGACTCAGCAGGGACATCTCTCTCCTGTTCAGCCTCAGCCTTGTATTGTGTGGACAAACGAAAAAACTATCAACTACCTCACAAATTGCATGTTGAAAacgagagagagggaagaaaaaaaaaaaaaaactggaaaGAAGAGTACTCGTCTACCCGAATCCGATCAAGTGGAGAATGGGGATGCACAGAACCACATTCAGTCAtatatttccttttcttccccttGAAATTTTTCTCAAAGCTATGATTGTTAGTTAAAGGGGAATTTGGAGGACTGATAGCGCCTGCAATCCGGCAGctctttgataaatcaaaataacTCACCATCTCAGGAAAGCTCTCATTGCCGAAGGAAGAAGGCCTGGTATCAGCATTAGAACTATTCATTTCCTGGTTTAGCGGTATCCTAACATTACAACAAGAGatactagatgatccatcaaacTCCATATTTTGATCCACCGGAACAAGGGAGTTCCAATCAGTAACTACGTATTGTTCAGTAACATTTACAGAAGAACGGGGAGCTGTCATCGAAGATGCTCTCGCGGCCCGATCAGATTGCTGAGCTGAATACATTTGGGAAGATTGGCTAATTGCAGAACTCCCCTTTTCCTCCTGCTCAAACAAGAGATTAGCATCATtatccaaaaacaaaagcactaTGCCGCCAAATGAACAATCCATAAGAAACGACACCTTCAACTGCTCAAGTCTTTGAGACTCAATATAGTATAGAATCTTCAAATCATATACTGCAAGTGCTGCAAATCAAATGGCAGCATCTTTAGCCCAAGAGATGAATGAAGGTTGACTGATAATTTCTTGCAGGGCTCAACAAGGAGCAACTAACCTTAGCAGCTTTACACCAAGGTTCAAAAAGCAAAAGTAGTCCCTTGGAAGAAGAATCCTATACACAAGTAACACGAAAGATGGAAAAGATCAAAACTCTTCCCTGCAATGCACCAGCTGGATGACTTTAAAACCATAAGAAAACATATATTCTACTGCAAAGTGCCCCACAGGCAAGAAAGTGAACCTTTCATCACCAGAGCATAAAGGAGACAAAGAAGAAATGATCCCTTAACATATAATATAGCTCTATATGCTAGCAGAAAAGCAAAGCTACCACCTTCGTTTTTTTTCTCAAGGACTTAAAAACTCAAGCTAGCTGCAAGCCAACAACAATAAGGTTTTCAGGGAAACAACAGGGAGAAATTAATCTAGAGAAAAGAGAGGCCTGACATAGGTTTGGAAGGATGACAGTAAGAGGAAAATAGCAATGCCTTCACTATAAATTTTCACAATGCATGAGCTTTCCTTTCACAAACAAGAGGGCCCTTTGGAATTTTCCAGAAAAGGCAGCCACAAAAAGACCCCTGAGGCATCAAATTCAGCAGAAATTTATACACAAGTGGACCACAGCAGAAATTTTTGAAGCTTTCCAGCTACTAAGGAAGGCCAATGGGCTAACTCTTTGAACATTTCCCCCAAAGGGATCTGCatgaaaacttcaaagcatcaaATTCTGCTGAAAATCCTACAGAAATAGATCCTACTGAATGGGTTATGGTTCTGTGGAGACCATAAATGCCAGAAACTTTCAGGCATCCAAATAAAAAAGTTTTGGCGAGAAATAGAAACCCCTTGAAAATTACCTGAATgggtatcagagcagatcccACCAAAGCTCCTGATGCAGATGTAATTTAAAGTAAATGGATATTGTTGTGTTCTGAATTAGAGTTCAAGCAAAGAAGTaaccaagaagaaaaaaaagtaaacaaAAGACCCCGCCAGCAAAATTTCTTTCAGCATTTCCTTCAATGGACACCTGAACAAGCCTCAAACCATGAAATTAGGTTAACCCAGCAgaattggaagaacttggaacTCATCCAGTGAGACTTATCAGGGATCAAAATACAAAGGTTTTCAGCATGAGCACTTGAATTCCATAAAGATTCTACTGTATCCACACGGAAACCATATAATAGCAAGAAAATTAAGAATTGGGAGACAGTTCTAGGAGATTAGAAACAAGCGGTAGGAGGAGAGTGACCTGCCAGAGAGATGAAATGGTCCTTTTCTGAAAGAAAGGCTGCAAGTGTTAACCACTGCCAACTACCCTctgtaaaatatatttttataaaggcCTGGAGCGAGCTAATCTAACCAAAGCATGCGAGGTCTTATAGTTTGTCTTAGATGGATTCCTGTGGTTTAAAAAAGTGAAGGGGCTTATTCTATTGTACTCCCTTGTCTATTTTAATTGCTTTTTAGGAGGGAAGGTGCTTCTCTTCAACACCAAGCTTTGAAGGATATGTCTGTTTACTGACACATTGCCAACTATTTCTACTCATTTTTCCCACTGCCAGCCCCCCcacagctctctctctctctctctctctctctctctccccctcattTCTTTTACTAGAAACATGTGGAATCTTATCTTTTTAACCTTCCTGTCCTTCACAAATCCATGCTGCAGGAGTTTGCTTGTAGAGCAGTGAACCCATGGATTTGATTCGCATTTCAGCATCTGTCGAGGATTGAGATCTCACGTTGAAGTTCCATGGATGACTAACTGCTTCGTGGTCTCGTAAGGACCATCAGAAGATAAAAATAATCGTCTGTCTATTTCACATTGCTAAAATTCTTTGAGGAAGATTAGGAGAATTTTGATGAATATGAAAATTAATCTTTAAGAATGTCGAATTATATATAAGCATATCTGAAAGCATGACTTTGTAGATTTggaatatgtatcaaagttcaatttttcaaattctATAGAAAGCATAGGTGTAGTGAACGAGGATCTCATCTAAAATGACTAGTTGGATTCTTCAATGCTAGATAAGTGCCCAAATCTATTTAGTGCATAATTGATATAGAACTAAATATATGCCAACAGGAGTCCTCCAAGTATGTGAAGACTCGTGCGAGCATGTAGGTGAGATACTAGTAGGCAGGTAGGTGTGAGCATATCATTACAATAGGCATGCATCTTTTAATTTAGATACTAATATCTTTTAAAAATGAGTTCTTGAGTAGATGCATTGGAATGGCAGTTTTAAGAAGCCCACTTCATTTTAAGATCTATATTTCGGATTACCATAAAATTAGATAGCAATTACCTTGGGACAATATGGATGATACTAAATTCTATGAAATTGGGTAATTCTAATCCATATCTTCTGTTACATCAACCTGACACAATCTATAAACCATATaacatttaataaaaattattttttctagaTAATACAAACTCGTTTGGAGGCAAATTTTGTGCAAAGATCTGAATTTAGGAAAGTTCTTACTTTTTATGAAGAAATTGTAGAATTTCGAAAGGCAGTATTCCTGTTATTACGAGTCATTGTAGCACTAAATTACCAGTTATAatcatctttttctcttttattataTTACATATAACAAAATAGAGAGGGCCTGAAACTATTATAGCAGCCATTATTTTGAACCTTGAATGTGTTGGAATGGCAATTTTACGAGGCCCACTTGATTTTAGTTCAATAGTCCCCAGTTCTCATGAATTTTGATACAAATTAGCCAAGGCCTATATGGATGGTATTGTATTATACCAAATTAAGCTGGACAGGAAGATCTAtaaatttgatattatttgcttAAACGAAGGGCTGATATATAAAGACGGCGCTTGCAAGAAAACTTTTCAGCACTGCtctccaaaataattttttcacaATCTGTAAGAGTAGTCCAGTTTGCTGCATGCTTATCTCCATAGGCAAATGTGACATAGAAGATAGAAGATATTAAGCACCATCAAAGAACACCCAATGCTCCTTGCATAGGAATAATAACTGCAGTTCCAGTTCTAGTGATATGAAAACATGAAGAGCAGAGCATGCAAGTCCTGGCAGGGAAGATCACGTTTCTGCCTGCCTCCATTGGCGTATGTGAGATAAAAGAATACTAAACACCTTCAAAAAGCATCCAATAGTCCTCCCATAGGATTAATAACTGTGGTTCGGATTAGAGAACCTCCCATGCATCAGCATGCACCATAATTATATGATATGAAGCCATGTAGAGCAGAGCATGCCAGTCTTGGCAGGAAGAATGGATGGACACTTTTTCATGAGGGTTATCATGTCTCCAATATTTTGACCGCCATTACAACTCTGTTAAGGATTTTCTGCTGTGGAAACAGTGGCTATTAAGGACATGCATAATGAAAAGATGCTCGGGTCAAAAGGTGAATCATCAAATCATTTTATCGATGTTAACAAGAACATTTTGGTTTTCGAGATCTTGGTCGCTAAAGCCATAATAGACTAATGCCAGATATGTCAATCAATATCGTTTCCCATGCTCAGAGATAGCACATCTAAGCAGCCAATGCTTGGCTAATACTCGTTGCAGCTTCAAAAACAGCGTGATTTTAACTTCAAATTAGTCTACTGGGCTATGTATATTGTAGTAACCTAGGATCTTTGTCCTGTATGAGTATCCAATATCTCCTCGGCACTTAGttaatgtggaactaaacatatGCTTGCACAGGCTCGGGCCTTTAAGTTGgacttgtattttaatttaattatttagGAGACGATACCTATCTTCAAGGTAGTGCAGCATTTGGCAACAAACTCTGGTTTATTCCTCCTTTCTTTAGGACTTTCCACGCTAAGATAAATCTAGAAGGGTTCTTTGCTAACTGCAGTGGTCTTGTTGTTTTCGAGGAGAGCTAGTTGCAGCTGTTCTGATAAAAACATGCACGGAAAAGCAGTTGAACGAATAGAACCCTTTTACCACCCTGTCACATTACTTCTTACATTACTTGCAATGCAGGGCATCCCATCCTCACATTCTCCGGTGCTTGTTTTAGACTCTTAGGCCCCACAGAGACTGGAAGCAAAACTGTAAGCAGGAACTACATTCAATAGTTTTTGCAAAGCAGACAATCTCGAGCAAATTCAAGCATTTTGCTGGGATATGTTGTGGAAGTGTGCAATCAAATTCCTATCAGCTAATGTTCAAAAGTACAGACGATACATAAATCAACAACTCCAGCTATACCGAAAGTGAAAGCAAAACTATCACCTTAGTCTATCAGCACAAAACTACTTGGTAACAACTTAGTCTACCACAACCAGCATTGCAGCATGTATGGAGTGTGAACCTGGATACACAGGTAGATAGATAAGAATAATGGCAGCTACTTCCTTAGCATAAAGTGTAGATAGATAGATAAGAATAATGGCAACTACTTAGTGTAAAGAGGCTGCAGGTATCAACATCAATGGGTTGACCATAACTGAAAGTCTTGTGTGTTATAATGCATTCAGTAAGCTTCTGAAGTATGAGCTCGCTGCCCACCATAAAAGGTGCGGTCCGCTGCAACAACGATGAGAAGATATCAGAGCGAGGAATCTCAAAACATGAGCAGCAGTAATGAAACATAACTTACTCTCTAATGGATGGATGGTGCATTTGCTTTATGGTTTGCTAAATACCTTTTCCCATGCTCCACAATCTTTTGTTGCACCCCCCACAAGCAAGCATTCCAAGCATTCCCAGAAAGTTGCACCCTTTCTAGGATTACGCAACACTCCGTACGCTTTTGATTGAGTGCTGCCTCTTACATGTACGAAAGAAGATCTCTTGCTTTTTATATACTGATGGTGGCTCCCATCACAGTAGACATAACAAAGATAAAGCTAATATCTCATGAAAGACATTTGGTTTAGTAAAGGGAACAGCAGAAAAAAGGAAGGCAGTGGAATTTCAATTAACAATGTTGATTCATGATATATATAAATGAATCGATGCACGCGTAAATGAGAAGCAATCATCCATTATCCTCCTGCAATCGATGTTCAGCCCATTAAAAGAAGCCAAAACATTCTCTTCCTGCAGCTAAAACTTATGCTGAAGATGTGCCCATGCAATTACATGTCATTATCAAAACATGAAAAAGTAATTGAGGACAGGTGGTAGATTTTATGGCCCCACCGATtggctaggcttgtcccaaccAGAAATTCTGTCAATTTTAGGTGGCTGGTTAGTATGACCCCCTGCTATACTGCATATGCCAAGAATTTAAACATCCTCGCCAGGAAGTGAAAATGAATGAACAACACGGAGGACAGATCTCTCAGCATTCAAGGTAGTAAGCAATATGTGGTTACTGATAAGTGAGAGATCTTTCTTTTCAGCAATATGTTTCTACTTTTAAAAACCATGCCGTAATAGAAGGACCAAGTACCAGTTTTTGATcttaatcatatttttttgtaattaagGCATCAAAATCAGCAAGTGTATACATAGCATGGCCACCTCTTGGATTGTCTCACAAGAAAGTAACTTTCAGACCTTCTACTTGATTAACTTCATTAGTTCATCTGCTATCATATGTTCGGTGCAAGACTCTAAGAAGACCTCTGGTAGGTATCCTGATAAATCACTCCACAAATTATATTAGAAGCGAAAAAAGCAAGCAAAAGCAGTTGATGCCATAGTGGAATGGCCTAGTCTCCAAGGATCTTGTCTTGTTTGAGCTTAACATCTGATGCATATTCTCTGCCATAGTGAGCTTTGTCAAATTGCTTCTGCATCTCCATCGAGGATTCTAAGGTCTCCTCTCTGTTATATCTGTTAACCCTAACCTCAAGACTCCCTTAAGTATTTTTCGTGTCTTCATCTTCCTGGTTATAACACAAATGAAACATAATATATGCGTCTTAATTGATGTACATGGACCTGTTCATCTTCCAATTCTCTCCTGAAATATAGAAGATCTTGATGCAATCTAATGAAGGTTTCTCCTAATCCTCATGTCGTGGGAATAAAAACAACCACTCGAAGTGTATATAACCACCCCAAAGAACATTCATCTGATATATCTTGATGCAACTGCCTGCTATTTCTTCTGTATAAATAAGTCATTATACTGAAGTCTGCCACCTAGATATGCTCAATAAATATTACGAGACCGTCCACATTGACCTTAATCAAACATGAGAATGATGGCACATTACAAGATATTTGATTATGAAATTCACAAGACATGAATATTACATCATTTAATCATATCTCCAGTACATTACCCCAACGGAATTCTAAAATAGAC is from Phoenix dactylifera cultivar Barhee BC4 chromosome 6, palm_55x_up_171113_PBpolish2nd_filt_p, whole genome shotgun sequence and encodes:
- the LOC120111141 gene encoding transcription factor bHLH74-like isoform X5; translation: MNSSNADTRPSSFGNESFPEMGKKRKYMTECGSVHPHSPLDRIRAEAEQERDVPAESDESPIEQDERKQKSELNPCIMTHKQAFKHAKEHPQDGDAPKEDYIHVRAKRGQATNSHSLAERVRREKISERMRLLQDLVPGCSKITGKAVMLDEIINYVQSLQRQVEFLSMKLAAVSPELNSDNEQSLLKDILHAQDGGCAVLGFGPRMSSLRPRLYGPSTRGVMQTEIICSVPNSEDMLRAAPPHISPVAQISSVWHDELQNVVRMGFVPDAPAGGGTEHNGSMKVEL
- the LOC120111141 gene encoding transcription factor bHLH74-like isoform X2 yields the protein MYSAQQSDRAARASSMTAPRSSVNVTEQYVVTDWNSLVPVDQNMEFDGSSSISCCNVRIPLNQEMNSSNADTRPSSFGNESFPEMGKKRKYMTECGSVHPHSPLDRIRAEAEQERDVPAESDESPIEQDERKQKSELNPCIMTHKQAFKHAKEHPQDGDAPKEDYIHVRAKRGQATNSHSLAERVRREKISERMRLLQDLVPGCSKITGKAVMLDEIINYVQSLQRQVEFLSMKLAAVSPELNSDNEQSLLKDILHAQDGGCAVLGFGPRMSSLRPRLYGPSTRGVMQTEIICSVPNSEDMLRAAPPHISPVAQISSVWHDELQNVVRMGFVPDAPAGGGTEHNGSMKVEL
- the LOC120111141 gene encoding transcription factor bHLH74-like isoform X3; translation: MYSAQQSDRAARASSMTAPRSSVNVTEQYVVTDWNSLVPVDQNMEFDGSSSISCCNVRIPLNQEMNSSNADTRPSSFGNESFPEMAEAEQERDVPAESDESPIEQDERKQKSELNPCIMTHKQAFKHAKEHPQDGDAPKEDYIHVRAKRGQATNSHSLAERVRREKISERMRLLQDLVPGCSKITGKAVMLDEIINYVQSLQRQVEFLSMKLAAVSPELNSDNEQSLLKDILHAQDGGCAVLGFGPRMSSLRPRLYGPSTRGVMQTEIICSVPNSEDMLRAAPPHISPVAQISSVWHDELQNVVRMGFVPDAPAGGGTEHNGSMKVEL
- the LOC120111141 gene encoding transcription factor bHLH74-like isoform X1 — protein: MYSAQQSDRAARASSMTAPRSSVNVTEQYVVTDWNSLVPVDQNMEFDGSSSISCCNVRIPLNQEMNSSNADTRPSSFGNESFPEMVSYFDLSKSCRIAGAISPPNSPLTNNHSFEKNFKGKKRKYMTECGSVHPHSPLDRIRAEAEQERDVPAESDESPIEQDERKQKSELNPCIMTHKQAFKHAKEHPQDGDAPKEDYIHVRAKRGQATNSHSLAERVRREKISERMRLLQDLVPGCSKITGKAVMLDEIINYVQSLQRQVEFLSMKLAAVSPELNSDNEQSLLKDILHAQDGGCAVLGFGPRMSSLRPRLYGPSTRGVMQTEIICSVPNSEDMLRAAPPHISPVAQISSVWHDELQNVVRMGFVPDAPAGGGTEHNGSMKVEL
- the LOC120111141 gene encoding transcription factor bHLH74-like isoform X6, giving the protein MTHKQAFKHAKEHPQDGDAPKEDYIHVRAKRGQATNSHSLAERVRREKISERMRLLQDLVPGCSKITGKAVMLDEIINYVQSLQRQVEFLSMKLAAVSPELNSDNEQSLLKDILHAQDGGCAVLGFGPRMSSLRPRLYGPSTRGVMQTEIICSVPNSEDMLRAAPPHISPVAQISSVWHDELQNVVRMGFVPDAPAGGGTEHNGSMKVEL
- the LOC120111141 gene encoding transcription factor bHLH74-like isoform X4 translates to MNSSNADTRPSSFGNESFPEMVSYFDLSKSCRIAGAISPPNSPLTNNHSFEKNFKGKKRKYMTECGSVHPHSPLDRIRAEAEQERDVPAESDESPIEQDERKQKSELNPCIMTHKQAFKHAKEHPQDGDAPKEDYIHVRAKRGQATNSHSLAERVRREKISERMRLLQDLVPGCSKITGKAVMLDEIINYVQSLQRQVEFLSMKLAAVSPELNSDNEQSLLKDILHAQDGGCAVLGFGPRMSSLRPRLYGPSTRGVMQTEIICSVPNSEDMLRAAPPHISPVAQISSVWHDELQNVVRMGFVPDAPAGGGTEHNGSMKVEL